A genomic segment from Terriglobia bacterium encodes:
- the scpB gene encoding SMC-Scp complex subunit ScpB produces MTISEVQRAIEAVVLCAVEPVTPNLLAELLELPVDQIEAACADLAARYSVDRRGFELVRVAGGFRYQTHPEMAPFVERFAMEGISSRLSSAALETLAIVAYKQPVSRAQVAALRGVNVDGVVRLLVQRGVIVEVGHAPGPGQPVLYGTTEAFLEKLGLDTLEQLPPVEDLLPGPEVVEQLEERLRPGSDA; encoded by the coding sequence ATGACCATCTCCGAAGTCCAACGTGCCATCGAGGCCGTCGTGCTCTGCGCTGTCGAGCCGGTCACGCCCAACCTGCTGGCCGAGCTTCTCGAGCTGCCCGTCGACCAGATCGAGGCAGCGTGTGCCGACCTGGCCGCTCGGTACTCGGTCGACAGGCGGGGGTTCGAGCTGGTCCGGGTCGCCGGGGGCTTCCGGTACCAGACGCACCCGGAGATGGCGCCGTTCGTCGAGCGTTTCGCGATGGAGGGCATATCGTCGCGCCTGTCCTCGGCGGCACTGGAGACGCTGGCCATCGTCGCCTACAAGCAACCCGTGTCGCGAGCCCAGGTGGCGGCCCTGCGCGGGGTCAACGTCGACGGCGTCGTCCGGCTGCTCGTGCAGCGCGGCGTTATCGTCGAGGTCGGGCACGCTCCCGGCCCCGGGCAACCGGTGCTCTACGGCACCACGGAGGCGTTCCTGGAGAAGCTGGGGCTCGACACGCTGGAGCAGCTTCCTCCCGTGGAGGATCTCCTCCCCGGGCCCGAGGTCGTCGAGCAGCTCGAGGAGCGGCTCCGTCCCGGGTCCGATGCCTGA